Genomic segment of Chloracidobacterium sp.:
GGCCTACCATCTTGGCGATCATATGGACGACGATGAGCTTGAAATGCTCGCAATGGAAATGCAGGCCATAGCAGACAACACGGCGAAGTTTGGCGAAATGTTCAGATTGCAAACCGTGTACGCAGACAAGGTGGCATACGACTGCAAAGCGTTTTTGCGATCACGCCGCGAGCGTGCGGCTTAGTAAAACTGATAGGAGCGCATGGCGATGACGCCAGATCAGTTGAAGACAGCAACGCGCGAACAGCGCTTGGCGTGGTTCGCGCTACAGGTAATCCGCGAGTCGTGGGATGCAACGGACGTGTGCGGCGCTGACATTCAGGAGTGGGCGGCGGCGGCTGGTTTGATCTATCCCGATGAAGTCAACGAGGACACTGACTTAAACGGCATCGAGAACGCAGAACACCTCGAGATTGGGGACACGTTTTACAGAGAGGCGCGCGATCTTCACGAAGCGCAGCCATCAACATAAGGAGGGCAGGCCGTGGCCGATGTTGGAGCGCGATGGAACATCTACAGCGAGACAAACTATGGCGACGACGGCGATAGATTGGGCGCGGCTTGCTTGTTGGTTCAGAACTTCGGTCTTAGCCTAGCCTCGATAAATTCCGGGGAGCGGTCTTTCGCACTTGGGCGCCTGACATCGGAGATACAGGTCGTTCTAAAGCAGGCATACGGCCAAGGGATCTTCGATGGTTCAAAGCAGATGTTCTCAGAGACGCAAGCGGCGCGCGGATCGGAACGGGAGCTTTGCGCAAGGCAAGTCCGTAACTTTATCGAGCGCGAGAAAATCACAGGGAAGATGGCCGAGCTTTTCGAACGCTTGGCAAAAGATATAGAAGTTCCATTCTGACAAAGGAGCCGTGCTTGCGCTGGCATACTGGAGAGACAACGCCGAAGGATCGCCCCGTTCTGATGGCGATGGACGCTTGCCGATCTGTCGGCATGTGGCGCGACAAGTGGCGCGGGTGGGTGGTCTGCGCTGATGGGTTCGACGCGCGTGACCATCACGGCGAAGTCATTGTGGTGGATCGCCCGCAGTTCTGGTGCGAGATACCTGACGTTACTCTTGAGACGTGAAAGGAGCGTCTATGCCGATCACATACCCGCCTGAAATGTTACCGAAGGAAGAAGACGCTGACGTGATCGTGCAGTGCGAGATGTGCCACACCATGTCACCAATTGACGACATGATGAGCCACGGAGCAGCCTTTGTCTGCGCGGCTTGCTATGCGCTTCCAGTTATCTACAGATTCTCGAATCTGTAGATAACTCTTAGGCCGGGGGTGAATGGCTTATCTGTCATGGTTTATCTCCAACAGCATTTGCTCTGCCGGTTTCTTCTTCTCTGCTTCGACAAAGAAATCTGGCTGCGCGTAGGCGGCTTCGATGCGCTTGCAAGCCGTCTCGAAATACCCGGGATCAATCTCAATGCCGATGAACTTACGGCCAAGCTTCACACAGGCAACGCCAGTAGTGCCGGAACCCATGAATGGGTCTAGGATGGTCTGTCCTGCATCGCTGAACAAAAAAACAAGTTCTCGCATTAGTGGAATTGGCTTCTGCGTTTCGTGCTGGTGTTTTCCGCCGCTGTTTTTGCAATGCGTGAAAACACCATGCTTTCCGCCGCCATTCCATCGGCTCTGACCATTTCCACACCAAACTGCTGCAATGCTTTCATAACCCATTCCTGGCATCTGACCGTTGTATTGGGGCATTCCGTCAGGCTTCACCCAGATCATGCTTCTTTTGAACTTACTCCCATGGCTCTCAAAAGAACTTCTCCAGTCTGATATTGCTTCGGCTTGACAAAAAGCTAGCGCCCAGCCCCCGCATTTATCTGAACACCAACCAGCAACAAAATCCCTCAAATCAGAAGTTATTGGAGGAAAACTTAAAATTTCAGGAACCATCACATCAGATGGGCCGCCGCGTGAAACGCCGCGTTTCACGCGGCGGCCCATCGTGTGAGCTTCTTTTTCAAATGGAGGGTCTGTCACCACAGCATCCACTTTAGGCAGCAAAGGAAGTATTTCCCTGCAGTCCCCAAGGTAGAGGGTGCAATCGCCTATGATGACAGGAGTCCCCATTCTCTACTCTCCCTCTGCTGTAGTTGGGTTCATGCTGACAGCGAGACTTTCTGCTTCGTCAGTGCGGTCACCGTTCGACGGTGGGGGCGGCCTAAGCATGAAGTGTGTGATGTAGATCGTGCAGTTGTCGTCAATCAATTCAACAGGCTGCCCGCGCGTGTCCTCAAATCGGTTCTTGGCAATGCTAAATCTTACGTCAGTCATTCGCACTCCAGGCCCATCTTGTGCGCCGTATGCCCTCATGACAGTGAAAGCATCGACGTACCCGAATAAAGGCGGCAGGTCGCTAATAGGATACCAAGTGCCGTGCTGGAACGAGTGATTAACTCTGCTGACTGCTTGAATTGGCTCACTCACAGCTTTCCCCTCCGTCTCATAATTTCCAGTGTCATCAGGACACCCAGAGCGACACCAAGCGCGACCCATGGCAGCGCGGATAGCTCTTGCTCTAGCGTCATCGCTTCTCAACGCTCCCGTCCATTCGTTTGCGGAGCCCGCTCGCCTTCGTGCCCGGCATACGGGCGGCCCCTAGGCTTGCGGAGACCGGCGTTCTTTTCTTTCACACGGACGGCCTTGTCAATTGCGGGCCGATCAAATCCGACTGTCTTTGTCAGGTGGCATCTGGTGCGAAGAACAACGCAGTTCCCAACGCTGCTATCACCACCAAGCGCAACGGGTAATCTGTGGTCGTATTCGACGTTGCCAGAAATGATCTTCTGCCCGCATCCGCACTCGCAGAACCCGCCGCAGCGGTGCCAAGCTGAGAGCTTTGTTGCCTTGCTGAACTCGTCTTTGTGGGTGCGGGTCATGCTGCCCTATCCAAAAGCTCAAGCCCCCGCGTGAGGCACGGGCCGCATATGCAATCTTCACGGCAGTCGTTCGGCAAAACTATTGCTCTCGTCACGTAGTTGTTGCACGCCATGCATATCGGGTGCGTCCACCCCTTATTCCCAATGGCTTTGGCAATGGCTTCAAAGTCAGAACCAGCATCTAATATTTGTTGATACACCTTCGAAGAGTCACCGAATGAGGTTGTTCCCCACTTTCCATTGGTGAAGTATTGGCCCTTCCATTTGTCGGCCACGTCATCAGCAGACGCTATCGCAACGTCAAATTTTGGTGTCGCTCGTCCAATAATTTTCATGCTGCCCTCTTGATGAGCTTCAGGGCATTGGCCTTGGCCTTTCGGGCTTGCACATGCCAAGCGCCACGAGCGGCAGCCAATAGGTTTGCAACGGCCATCCGCAGTTCGTCATTCTCATTGCGGAGCGCCTTTATCTCGCGCTCTAGGCGCTTTAGCTCGCATGTGAATAGATCAGGCGTCATGCTGCCGCTTCCTGAGCTTTAAGAACCGTTTCAGGGTCAAGCCCTGTTTCGTGCGCGTAGACGACTTCGACGGCATCGTTGAGCGTATTGAAATCGGCTTGGCCCAGCTTGTCGAATGCAATCGACTTCGCCTTGAACACGCGGACCATGCCGCCGTCAGGGTGTGGACGAATGAAGGCATATGCACCTGCTGCTTTCAGCGCCCCCTCGATGGCGAGCGCGGTCAGTTGGGTCAGACCCGGTTGATCTTCCGCAAACGCCACGGGAACATCAGTCGTCTCCCTGTGGCCCGCTTTGATGAGGGCCCATTTGCGGAGGTGTTCTTCGCTCTCCGGCTGGAATTCTGCACTCCGGCCAATGTGCTGGTACATCGCGCACACGCCGAAGAAGCGGCGCAGTTGCTCAGGCTCCGAGGCTTCGTCTTGGCGTCCATCTTTTAGCCTGCATAGTGTGGGCACGTCGTCATGTTTGCGTCTCAGATAAAATTTCGGCCATTCATCACGAGACCTTCTGCGCCTCGCCATCGCATCCAAGGAGCACTGGGCGCGCATCCGGGATAGACGTTGGATGCGCGCCCATCCGGTCATGCAGCTTCTTTCAACGACAGCGACCGCTCAATGCGCCGCAAGTGCTTGTCGGCAACGGACAGCATGTCAAAGCCTTCCTTGCTGACGGTCAGCAAGTATTCGCGCGCGTCGTCTTTGTTGCGCTTGCGGTTCAAAAGACCGCGATTACACAACCGGCGAATGATGTCGCTGAGGTCGACCGATCAATCAACGTGGCGTCGATAATGTCGGTCTGGTTCGGCGTGCCTTTGGCGCTGCGAACGGCGTCAGGAATCTGATATTGGGAAAACGTAAGTTCGTTGACTTCATCGCCTCTTCGAACTGGCGGTGAGCCATAGCCAAAGTGCGCTTGATGTCACGATCATGGTCATGTGAGTCTCCTGTTACTCGGCTGCTTTGGGATGGCGGCTCGATTCCATTGCGTCTTCGTATTCGTGGTCTGAATCTCACCCCATCGGGTCGGCATTTCCGCCCACTCTTTGGTGTAAGGTCGCGGATCTGCTGAAGCTTCGGGCCGTCGCCGTAGCCATCTTTGATATACTTGCGGATCTCATTAAACGTCTCGTTGGTGCCGTCTTTCTTGGCCAAA
This window contains:
- a CDS encoding HNH endonuclease, with the translated sequence MTRTHKDEFSKATKLSAWHRCGGFCECGCGQKIISGNVEYDHRLPVALGGDSSVGNCVVLRTRCHLTKTVGFDRPAIDKAVRVKEKNAGLRKPRGRPYAGHEGERAPQTNGRER
- a CDS encoding site-specific DNA-methyltransferase, coding for MVPEILSFPPITSDLRDFVAGWCSDKCGGWALAFCQAEAISDWRSSFESHGSKFKRSMIWVKPDGMPQYNGQMPGMGYESIAAVWCGNGQSRWNGGGKHGVFTHCKNSGGKHQHETQKPIPLMRELVFLFSDAGQTILDPFMGSGTTGVACVKLGRKFIGIEIDPGYFETACKRIEAAYAQPDFFVEAEKKKPAEQMLLEINHDR